Part of the Candidatus Omnitrophota bacterium genome is shown below.
ATAAGGACAAAAAAAGATTTCATGAAGATAATGGCGTTTATTTTTATTTCGGGCCTTTTAATGGCTGCCGACGGCTTGTGGCAGTATTTTATGCATTACGATTTCTTGAGGCACTACCCCATATGGAGTTCTTTTAATAGGATAACCGCTTCTTTCAAGTTTCCTAACGGGTTTGCAGGCTGGCTTGTGACAGTTTTGCCATTTTTTGTGGCGATAGCTATATTAAATACAAAGGAAAAACTACTCAAATTATTCGGAGCATTGCTGAGTATTCTGCTTTTTATATGCCTCCTTTTGAATTTTACCAAAGGAGCAATCCTCGCATTTATACTAGTTGCTGTGTTTCTTGCCTGGAAAAAGGGCGAATCTGCAAAAAAGATATTGCTTGCTGCGCTTACAATTGCGGTTTTGGGGATCGGCATGATGGTGGTTTTGGGACGCGGCGATATTATTTTGGATTACACTGCACGCGGTTTGTCGGTTTTTCACAGGCTCGATTTAATTAAGATGTGCTGGAGGATGTTTTTAGACCACCCGATTTTAGGACATGGTATAAATACCTTCATGAGTATATACGAGACTTATGCTAGTGATATGCAGTTCGGCGGCGTATCCTATGCGCACAATGCTTATCTTCAGATAGCGGTCGAGACAGGGGCCTTGGGCCTTTTGGCGTTTTTGTGGTTAATAACCGTTTTGTTTGTAACGTCTGTGAAAAACATCGCGCGAAAGCCAGAAGGAACTATAAAAACGGCCCAGACAGCGGTTTTAGCAGGATTGATCGGCTACCTTGCTTTCACTACCGTAGAATCGACGCTATATTCATTACCGCTCGCAATATTATTTTATTATTTTTTGGGTCTGGCGGCGGCGCTACAAAATATCAAGGATTAAGCAATGAAAATACTTATAGTAAACCCTTTCGGGATAGGTGATGTATTATTCACTACGCCTATTTTAAACGCCCTGGCAGAAAGCGGCCACAGTGTATATTACTGGTCCAATGAAAGGGTCGCCGATATATTGAAGTATAACCCCAAAATAAAGGGTGTGTTTTCTCTGGCAAGGGGAGATATAAAGAAGATATTTAAGGATTCTTTTTTCAGCGGCATTAAGTCCTTGTTTTCAATGCTCGTAAAGATCAAAAAAGAGAAGTTTGACGTTGCCTTTGATTTCTCGCTGGACTATAGGTACAGCCTCATTTTATGGTTTTTGGGCGTAAAAAAGAGAATAGGGTTTGATTATAAAAATAGAGGCCGGTTTCTGACGGATGCCATAAAGGTAAAAGGCTTCGGCGGGCAGCACATGGTAGAGTATTATAACGGCCTGGCCCGTTTCATGGGGAGTAGTATCAAGCCAGATGTAAATATGGAACTTTTTGTAGGAAAGGATGACGTAAAGCAGGCAGAGGTATTTTTGCAAAAATGCGGCGTTGCCGCGGGAGATATTCTTTTGGGTATTGCCCCGGGCGGTGGCGGAAGCTGGGGCAAAGATGCTTTCAGAAAACGTTGGCCAAAGGAGAAATTTGCCTATATTGCCGAAAGATTAGGTAAGGAAGCAAGTTACAAAATAGTGATTTTCGGAAGCAAGGATGAATCGGATATATGCGCATATGTAAATAAGAACACCAGCCCAAAAGCGATAGATGCATGCGGTAAGCTTACTTTGGGGCAATACGCCGCGGTATTGAAAAGGTGCAGATTATTAGTTACAAATGACGGCGGACCTCTTCACATGGCGGTGGCATTGGAGGTGCCCAGCGTATCTATATTCGGCCCGGTGGATGAGAAGGTCTACGGCCCTTATCCCGAATCTTCGAAACATGCCGTAATAAGCGGCGAAGCGAAGTGCCGGCCGTGTTACAAAGATTTTAGATATCCTTTATGCAAAGCGTTTATATGTTTTGATTCTATAGAACCGGAACGCGTTTTAAAAACAGTAAAGAGGTTTTTATGAAAAAAATAGCATTTATTCTTGCCGGAGGCAAAGGGACCAGGCTCTGGCCGTTATCGCGCGAGAACTACCCGAAACAGTTTGTGCCGTTTAAGGATGGCCTTTCGCTGTTTCAGATGGCGCTCGATAGGGCAGCGCGTACTTTTTGCCCCGAAGACATATATATAATCTCAAACGAGAACTACCGCTTTACAATACTTAATCAGATAGACATGTTCGGCGGCATCAAGAAGCCAGCCCGGGACAAGATAAAAAAGAAC
Proteins encoded:
- a CDS encoding O-antigen ligase family protein, encoding MDNLIILSLGILIFGLPFSNSIIEIAATAAIALWFFKKIFIQRSLKVEKTPLNTPVSLYFLFVLFSLINTKFFITSLIGFGFKAMEHFLLFVVMIDTIRTKKDFMKIMAFIFISGLLMAADGLWQYFMHYDFLRHYPIWSSFNRITASFKFPNGFAGWLVTVLPFFVAIAILNTKEKLLKLFGALLSILLFICLLLNFTKGAILAFILVAVFLAWKKGESAKKILLAALTIAVLGIGMMVVLGRGDIILDYTARGLSVFHRLDLIKMCWRMFLDHPILGHGINTFMSIYETYASDMQFGGVSYAHNAYLQIAVETGALGLLAFLWLITVLFVTSVKNIARKPEGTIKTAQTAVLAGLIGYLAFTTVESTLYSLPLAILFYYFLGLAAALQNIKD
- a CDS encoding glycosyltransferase family 9 protein — translated: MKILIVNPFGIGDVLFTTPILNALAESGHSVYYWSNERVADILKYNPKIKGVFSLARGDIKKIFKDSFFSGIKSLFSMLVKIKKEKFDVAFDFSLDYRYSLILWFLGVKKRIGFDYKNRGRFLTDAIKVKGFGGQHMVEYYNGLARFMGSSIKPDVNMELFVGKDDVKQAEVFLQKCGVAAGDILLGIAPGGGGSWGKDAFRKRWPKEKFAYIAERLGKEASYKIVIFGSKDESDICAYVNKNTSPKAIDACGKLTLGQYAAVLKRCRLLVTNDGGPLHMAVALEVPSVSIFGPVDEKVYGPYPESSKHAVISGEAKCRPCYKDFRYPLCKAFICFDSIEPERVLKTVKRFL